A single Bacillus sp. OxB-1 DNA region contains:
- a CDS encoding FecCD family ABC transporter permease yields MGRIDFGRKYWLVKGPMKLRVDVRSMAITAVLLTAIIGLSIFSLMVGTITLSVSEVFSALFGDLTGFKRTVVINWRLPRVVAAIVFGAGLAISGSIFQSITRNPLGSPDILGFTSGSYTGALVVMLVFKSMSFVNIATGALIGGFVTAFVIYLFAFRKGTQGFRIIIVGIAISTLLGSVNSMLLLQSQAEVALTAGAWGVGSLNGIDWDHEIPAILFIAVLIILAAIMNRPLREMELGRDAAKSHGVHFERTQLAVILIGVALTATATAIMGPVTFVALVAPQIALRLANTAESLAPTAVVGAFVLLSADILAQRMIPGMILPVGVLTLSLGGMYLVWLLFRQARSIV; encoded by the coding sequence ATGGGACGTATTGATTTTGGAAGGAAATATTGGTTGGTCAAAGGCCCGATGAAGTTGCGCGTAGATGTCAGAAGTATGGCCATTACTGCAGTTCTCCTTACGGCTATTATTGGCCTTTCTATTTTTTCTCTTATGGTTGGAACTATTACATTAAGCGTGTCAGAGGTGTTTTCCGCGCTATTTGGAGACTTGACGGGTTTTAAACGGACTGTTGTTATCAATTGGCGGCTACCTCGGGTCGTAGCTGCTATTGTTTTTGGCGCTGGCCTGGCAATAAGCGGTTCTATTTTCCAATCGATCACCCGGAACCCTTTAGGCTCACCTGACATTCTTGGTTTTACTTCCGGTTCCTATACAGGAGCATTGGTCGTAATGCTCGTATTTAAGTCGATGTCCTTTGTCAATATCGCAACCGGGGCACTGATTGGAGGGTTTGTAACAGCTTTCGTCATTTATCTATTTGCATTTCGCAAAGGGACGCAGGGCTTTCGAATCATTATTGTCGGTATCGCCATTTCGACTTTATTAGGCAGCGTCAATTCTATGTTGCTGCTGCAAAGTCAAGCTGAAGTCGCATTGACAGCAGGTGCTTGGGGAGTAGGGTCTTTGAATGGAATCGATTGGGACCATGAGATTCCAGCAATCTTATTTATTGCTGTTTTGATTATCTTGGCAGCGATCATGAATCGGCCTCTCCGTGAAATGGAATTGGGCCGGGATGCAGCCAAGTCCCACGGTGTCCATTTTGAACGGACCCAATTGGCAGTGATTTTGATCGGGGTAGCTTTAACAGCAACTGCGACAGCCATCATGGGACCGGTGACGTTTGTTGCATTAGTTGCTCCACAAATTGCACTGCGTCTTGCAAATACGGCTGAAAGCTTAGCTCCAACGGCCGTTGTCGGTGCATTTGTATTATTAAGCGCTGATATTCTGGCACAGCGGATGATTCCCGGAATGATTTTGCCTGTAGGCGTGCTGACTTTATCGTTGGGTGGTATGTACTTAGTGTGGTTATTGTTCCGTCAAGCACGTTCCATCGTGTGA
- a CDS encoding FecCD family ABC transporter permease, with protein sequence MKAVKASTQPSGGPKNTVEKKGKPVAALRLRRIIGLVFALLLLAVVVFLSLMIGAKPLPFEVVWNALFSSTNSYDYTIIHESRIPRTIIALAAGPAFGLAGAVIQALTRNPLADPGILGVNAGAAFAVALAVGVFSITSISSYIWFALVGAFIATVAIYLISGGAGRKSPTPAQITLAGVAMAAALDGITTALSLANSRAFAGMLNWRVGSLARKSLEDLWPITPFLAVGILVALAIAPALNAMAYGDDRAASLGVNVKMIRIFGLVSITLLAGGATAIAGPIIFIGLMVPHAVRWFIGPDQPWIFIYSLIVAPLILLLSDIIGRIVLSSGEVPVGIITGFVGAPVLLILVRRRKVSSL encoded by the coding sequence GTGAAAGCGGTGAAAGCGAGCACGCAGCCAAGTGGCGGACCGAAAAATACAGTTGAAAAGAAGGGGAAGCCGGTTGCTGCTTTACGGTTGCGACGAATTATCGGATTGGTCTTCGCTCTGCTCCTTTTAGCAGTCGTTGTCTTTCTAAGCCTCATGATTGGAGCGAAGCCACTTCCTTTTGAAGTCGTTTGGAACGCTCTGTTCTCCTCCACCAATAGTTACGACTATACAATCATTCATGAATCCCGGATACCACGGACTATCATTGCCCTTGCAGCTGGACCGGCTTTTGGCCTGGCTGGGGCGGTAATCCAAGCTTTAACACGCAATCCATTGGCTGACCCAGGCATTCTCGGTGTGAATGCGGGGGCAGCCTTTGCTGTTGCATTGGCAGTAGGGGTTTTTTCGATTACCTCTATATCCAGCTATATTTGGTTTGCACTCGTTGGGGCTTTCATAGCAACCGTTGCCATCTATTTAATCAGCGGCGGCGCAGGCAGGAAATCGCCTACTCCCGCACAAATTACCCTAGCTGGCGTGGCGATGGCTGCGGCATTGGACGGAATTACTACTGCGTTATCATTGGCGAATAGCCGGGCGTTTGCGGGGATGCTAAACTGGAGAGTTGGTTCGTTGGCAAGAAAAAGTCTGGAGGATCTTTGGCCGATCACGCCCTTTCTTGCAGTGGGTATTTTAGTAGCTTTGGCGATTGCTCCAGCTTTAAATGCGATGGCCTATGGCGATGATCGAGCCGCGTCACTCGGGGTGAATGTGAAGATGATTCGAATCTTCGGTCTTGTTTCCATTACTTTATTAGCAGGTGGGGCAACGGCAATCGCGGGTCCTATCATTTTTATTGGTTTAATGGTTCCCCATGCGGTGCGCTGGTTTATTGGTCCTGACCAACCATGGATTTTTATCTATTCCTTGATCGTTGCGCCGTTGATTTTACTTCTATCTGATATTATTGGAAGGATTGTTTTGTCTTCAGGAGAGGTTCCCGTCGGTATTATCACTGGATTCGTCGGTGCCCCGGTTTTGCTTATCTTGGTGAGGAGAAGAAAAGTGAGCAGTTTATGA
- a CDS encoding iron-siderophore ABC transporter substrate-binding protein, whose product MKKRSNLSRLLCFLMVIIAAIGLVGCGSKAKEEPENKSDKTADTTASATVETKFGNIEITDKPKRIVALGWGDAETALALGVEPVGASDWLAYGGEGVGPWLEGAYQTAPTILGTMELDYEQIAALEPDLILDVRSSGDQERYNRLAEIAPTIGVPEGGDSYLTSYQQQVQMIAKALGKEAEGEQLLQDIDAAFEKARADYPQFAGKTVAVGAYTSEGWGAYVNGDARVDFMTELGFTNKEEIEKQANGAFYIKVADEQLELLDADLTVVLPIWVDTKEVTGNALYQKIPSVAEGRSLIIEGDYANAFSSGTAPSLLWAIEQLPTMLDKALKGGE is encoded by the coding sequence ATGAAGAAAAGGTCAAACCTATCTAGGCTATTATGCTTTCTAATGGTTATTATTGCAGCAATTGGATTAGTTGGATGTGGTTCCAAAGCGAAAGAAGAACCTGAGAATAAATCAGATAAAACTGCAGATACCACTGCGAGTGCAACAGTAGAAACGAAATTCGGCAATATAGAGATTACAGACAAGCCTAAACGTATTGTCGCCCTTGGCTGGGGAGATGCAGAAACTGCTTTAGCTCTTGGAGTGGAACCTGTCGGCGCCAGTGACTGGCTTGCTTACGGCGGCGAAGGTGTCGGCCCTTGGTTAGAAGGAGCCTATCAGACTGCTCCCACCATTCTTGGAACGATGGAGCTCGATTATGAGCAGATTGCGGCACTTGAGCCAGACCTGATCCTCGATGTTAGATCTTCCGGAGATCAAGAACGGTATAATCGCCTTGCAGAAATTGCTCCAACCATCGGTGTTCCTGAAGGGGGAGACAGCTATTTGACCTCTTATCAACAACAGGTTCAAATGATCGCAAAAGCTCTAGGCAAGGAAGCCGAGGGAGAGCAGCTATTGCAGGATATTGACGCCGCTTTTGAAAAAGCGAGAGCGGATTATCCGCAGTTTGCCGGCAAAACGGTAGCAGTAGGTGCATACACATCTGAAGGTTGGGGAGCATATGTGAATGGTGATGCACGTGTTGACTTTATGACTGAACTTGGATTTACAAATAAAGAGGAAATTGAAAAACAAGCAAACGGTGCTTTCTATATTAAAGTGGCAGACGAGCAATTGGAACTTCTAGATGCTGATTTGACAGTTGTTTTGCCGATTTGGGTAGATACAAAAGAAGTGACAGGGAATGCGCTTTATCAAAAAATTCCTTCCGTTGCAGAGGGGAGATCTCTCATCATTGAAGGCGATTATGCAAATGCCTTTTCGTCAGGTACAGCACCATCTTTATTATGGGCGATTGAACAATTGCCAACTATGCTTGATAAGGCTTTAAAAGGCGGGGAGTGA
- a CDS encoding YqhV family protein, which produces MIETSLLLMILLRIFSGSVDITAAMLMYKFNDLEKAFYINTLLALVGPCVLIITTGIALFGLTEKISLTRMICLFAGITLILISLKSE; this is translated from the coding sequence TTGATTGAAACATCTCTGCTTCTGATGATCTTGTTACGGATATTTTCGGGAAGTGTGGATATTACAGCCGCCATGTTGATGTATAAGTTCAATGACTTAGAAAAAGCTTTTTACATCAATACGTTATTGGCACTAGTCGGCCCTTGTGTGTTAATCATTACAACGGGAATCGCATTATTCGGCCTGACTGAAAAGATTTCATTAACCCGGATGATTTGTTTGTTTGCCGGGATCACCCTTATTCTTATCAGTTTGAAATCTGAATAG
- the pdxR gene encoding MocR-like pyridoxine biosynthesis transcription factor PdxR, translating to MQFMLDRSIKKPMYRQLAEQIENGIISGDLSHDQPLPSERELAKKLQINRSTVVTAYDELEASGLIVRKKGSGTYINTDIWGLTHKRVPNWGRYVEDGSFLPNLPLVQKLRLETEQEGMINLSSGELAADLLPNVQFARILKDHAFDEHLGYDHPLGDAGLRETICKHVKTYKNMVVEPNSILITSGAQQAIHLIVQCLLKPGDTVAIEDPSYAFSLPIFQSFGIRTLLLPVDQYGLNPDDIVALQRKHRIRMLFLNPDYQNPTGTKMSLERRKRILELSSKYGIPIIEDDPYNLTSFDGRIGPTLKSMDDNENVVYISSLSKVVASGLRIGWIIGPEKVIQRLSDGKQQIDFGHSVFPQWLANQFLDSPQFDKHVSTLRIQLRERRNALILALDSLTKNEVTYLVPQGGIHLWCKINHEIDEYKLLEESMKKGVSFVPGRIMGSTNGYVRFTYGKGNVASIQEGISRFVCALRSFEI from the coding sequence ATGCAATTTATGTTAGACCGTTCAATAAAAAAGCCTATGTATAGGCAACTTGCAGAACAAATAGAGAATGGGATTATATCGGGAGATTTATCTCATGACCAGCCATTGCCATCAGAACGTGAGTTAGCAAAAAAGTTACAGATAAATCGGAGTACAGTTGTGACTGCTTATGATGAGTTAGAAGCGAGTGGATTAATTGTCAGAAAAAAAGGAAGCGGCACTTATATAAATACGGATATATGGGGACTAACTCATAAAAGAGTCCCCAATTGGGGGAGATATGTAGAGGATGGCTCATTTCTTCCGAATCTTCCGTTGGTGCAGAAACTTCGTCTTGAAACTGAGCAAGAAGGAATGATTAATCTATCAAGCGGGGAACTTGCAGCAGATTTACTACCGAACGTCCAATTCGCTAGGATTCTTAAGGATCATGCGTTTGATGAGCATTTAGGTTACGATCATCCTTTAGGCGATGCGGGATTACGGGAGACAATTTGCAAACATGTAAAAACCTATAAAAATATGGTTGTTGAGCCAAACTCCATACTGATTACATCGGGTGCTCAGCAAGCAATCCACCTAATCGTTCAATGCCTGTTAAAACCAGGTGATACAGTAGCTATTGAAGATCCATCCTACGCATTCTCTTTACCGATCTTTCAATCGTTTGGTATTAGAACGCTATTACTCCCAGTTGATCAATATGGCTTAAATCCTGATGATATTGTAGCTTTACAAAGAAAACATCGAATTCGTATGCTTTTTTTAAATCCTGATTATCAAAATCCTACTGGCACAAAAATGTCTCTGGAACGTCGAAAGAGAATATTGGAATTATCATCAAAGTACGGTATTCCCATAATAGAGGATGATCCTTATAATTTGACGTCATTCGATGGGCGCATTGGACCCACGTTAAAGTCAATGGATGATAATGAAAATGTTGTATACATTAGTTCGTTATCAAAAGTTGTTGCATCAGGATTACGCATTGGTTGGATTATTGGGCCAGAAAAAGTGATTCAGCGTTTATCAGATGGCAAACAGCAAATTGACTTTGGGCATAGTGTTTTTCCTCAATGGTTAGCGAATCAATTTCTAGATTCCCCTCAATTTGACAAACATGTTTCAACTTTAAGGATTCAACTGAGGGAGCGTAGGAATGCGTTAATTTTAGCATTGGACAGTTTAACTAAAAATGAGGTTACATATTTAGTGCCACAAGGCGGAATTCATTTATGGTGTAAAATAAATCACGAAATTGATGAATACAAGTTACTTGAAGAATCTATGAAAAAAGGTGTTTCATTTGTACCTGGAAGAATAATGGGTTCAACAAATGGATACGTTCGATTTACTTATGGAAAAGGTAACGTAGCCTCAATACAAGAAGGCATTTCAAGGTTTGTCTGCGCGCTGAGAAGTTTTGAGATATGA
- a CDS encoding tyrosine-type recombinase/integrase, which produces MLIVKFYSLSRSKFKHITPHSFQHTHASLLIEANVNMKVISHRLGHSSVATTDEIYGHLTRGLEKEASQKFSELMRDLHI; this is translated from the coding sequence ATGCTCATAGTGAAATTTTACAGCTTATCGCGCTCAAAATTTAAGCACATCACGCCACACTCATTCCAGCATACACACGCTTCGTTGTTAATTGAAGCAAATGTTAATATGAAAGTTATCTCCCATAGGCTCGGGCATTCTTCAGTAGCGACCACGGACGAAATTTACGGACATCTAACAAGAGGATTAGAAAAAGAGGCCTCTCAAAAATTCAGTGAATTAATGAGAGACCTCCATATTTAG